GGAGGCGTAATCAACTCCCTCCTGACCCAAGACGCAGACGTCGAGATCCTCGCTGTAACCCGGAATACTTCGTCTGGCAGTGCGCAGAAACTGCAGCAAAAGGATCCTTCGAAGATTAAATTAGTGGGTGGCAATTTGGACGAACCGGAGGGTATTTTTGCGAATGTGAAAAAAGTCACCTCACAGCCTGTTTGGGGTGTGTTCAGTGTCCAGGTATGCCACACCATAACATACCTAAAAAAGCCATTCCAAAGTGCACGCAATAATCAACAGCCAACAGTCCCCCAACCCAGGGAGTTCCGACCAAACTGCCGAGGAAAACCAAGGCAAAGCTCTCGTCGACGCAGCGCTGAAAAACTCCGTCAAACTCTTCGTCTACACCTCCGTCGACCGTGGCGGCGACGAGGTCTCCTTCGATAACCCAACTCCAATCCCGCACTTCATCAGCAAGCATAATATCGAACACTACCTTGTCGAGCAGGCAAGGGGTACAAACATGTCCTGGACGATTCTCCGCCCTGTGGCGTTTATGGATAATTTCACGCCGGATTTCTTTGGCAAGGTCTTTACGACGGCTTGGAAGGTTGCTGTCAAAGATAAGCCGTTGCAGCTTATTTCTGTGGAAGATATAGGCTTCTTCGGTGCGCAGGCATTTATCAATCCAGAGATATATAAAGGGAAATGTCTATCGCTGGCGGGTGATGAACTTACATTCGGGGAGATGGGGAGGGTGTTCAAAGCGAAGACAGGCAATGAGGTTCCCTTGACGTTTGAATTTGTGGCGAGAATATTGCTGTGGTTGATGCCGGATTTCGGGGAAATGTTTCGCTGGTTTTATGACAGAGGTTACGGGGCTGATATTAAGGCGTTGAGGAATTTACATCCGGAGATGAGGAATTTTGGGACGTGGCTTGAGATTGAGAGTGGGTTTGAGACGAAGTAACTTTTGTTCAGTATATTTCGAGTCGTACAACTAATTTAATACATTTTCTTTCCAAACACatgtgaaaaaaaaaaaaaaaaaacaacccCCATCGAGAGATACATCTACCACTCAAAAGCCTCCTCATAGTATTCAATATCTTGGTACTCCCCTTTCATAACCTCATACACCGACTCCCGACACTCATCAGCCATCGGAGACGGGCCGCAAGCTAAGACAGCCAACCGAGTCGAACTATCCTGCGCGGCCCGCGCTTCTGCCATAACAGTCCCACGGATGTGAGGACGACCCGGAAGAAACTCAATCCCTGTACTGAGAGGCTTGGTGGTATCAACAGCACCAGTCTTGGGAATCTTCTCTGAGACGCTTCCCTGAAAAGCACGCCCCGACGTAGACATGTCGGTAGTGCAAAAGAACGTAGTCGAAATGTCAGGATTTTCCAATATTTGAGCCAACTCATCACAGAAGACTTGATAGTACATCCCTCTCTGTCTCGCGGACCAAATGAGTCGAATCCTTGTCGTCCTGGTTTGTGGCTTGGATGCGCGCGAAACATGATCGATGATATACGGCACTGCGCTTGCGATACCAGTCCCACCCACAATCATCAGGACAGTGTCGAACGTATGAACTGGAGCTGCATGTCCATACGGACCCTCAAGAAGCAGAGTAGGATGGACTTCTCCGTctgtcttacagcattgatCACGGAGACGCCTGGTCCAGCCGTCGTATGGCCGGATGTAGAAGATCAACTTTGACCTTTGCTGACTTCCCTCATTTTTCATTCTGCAGTCGGCATTATAAGCACCGAGTGTGAACGGATGATTTTCCCAGCCCTTCAACGACATCGGCTGATAAATGTAGTAGAACTGTCCTGGTCGAGGGACCAGGGTGGTCTGAGCCGGATACATTTCAATCTTGGCTAAATCGCTGTCCTTGCAGTACTTGACAGTCGAAGAAGTTGTAGATGCAAAGTACTTCCCGGTTCGAACATTGAGATTGCAGTATGCAATCCGTACGAGCCGGACGGTGCGGTCGAAGCCCCATATCGCAACCATGGGCCAGAGATAGCCGTTCCATTTTGTGCCGTCGAAGCTTGTGTGTCTGTCATGCATTAGGATTGTAATAAATAGAGTGTATGGTGTGGGATGTACCTGAAAAGAGCGTAGACCACGAGAATGGCGAAGACGATGTGGATTACGAGGAATGTTTCGTACCACttgcggcggaggagggtAATGGATTGGACGAGCATGATGGCCATTACGAcggtggcttgttggataGACAATTAGGATTGGGAGCATCAATAGAAAATGTTGCGAAAGAGACTCACCACGATGCCCATGTACCAGTATTCCTGCTTCCAAACCGATGCGTATCTGCCGTCTAACGAGCAGATCATATTAGTATGGTATGCAGACAGACATCAGGTTTAGATGACATACCGTAATAAGCAAAAACAACACTATAATTAATCGAATGAAACACTGCGAGAATCGTACACGCCCACGCAACATGTCGATGGAAGAtattgaacgattggacgCTGAAATCAGTAGCCTAGAGAAAGATGTTATTGCGGCTTCCGAAGAGCCACAGAAAGGGCAGACAGGCGTATGAGAGGATTCCGGTACGGTCGGACGAATATTGCCAGTTTTGCTGAATGACGCTGGGTTTTCTGATTGGTTTTATCTGTCAGTGATTATTGTGAGGATAGTGATTATGACTTGGACTTACTGGATATTGCCAGAGAAGCTTTGGTAGTCAACGCAAGCTAATATGATGCAGACAGCCCAGAACCCAAAGACTATCAGAAGATCAAGTCTCTTCGGTATAGTGTGGCTATAATAAagctgatgatgatgcgaCAGGAACGGAATAAAGCTGGCGGGTATAGCAAAATAGGTCTTCAGATAATGCAAAGCAGAAGCAAACAGGCCAGGCTTCCTCTGCGACGCGGACTGTAATGTGCTGCTGCCCTCCGTGTCACTTTTGTAAATAGCATGCCGTCTGCTAGTCCAGAAACCCCACATTTTCGCAAGCATTCCAAGGACCAACACACCTCCCCAGTACCCCATCAGCCCCAAGCCAAACCGTTTGTCTTTTGCCAGGGCATAATCATGAGTAACCTAAAATAGTCAGCTGTATATTACACAAATCAACGAGGACCATCAACATAAGATTTCCAAGCCCTCTTATAGTAAGCCTCGCTGGACAAAACTGGTTTTTGAATAGTTTCAGTAGTCTCCGTACTATTCACATCCAGATCAATCTCCGGCAAATTCCCAATATACAAATCTGTAAGATTCGCCTCAACCCCAGCCAGATCCATCAACTTAAGACTATTTTCCGCACGCAAACTCTGCCAGTGCGGCACAGTAGCCTTCAGCCCCGTCTCACTACACCGTGCCTTCGCACTAGCGTACATGGATGTCACTTCCACGGTGCTATTGCACGGCCCGGTGGATGTGCCGGAACTTCCTCCATGATGGCTGCGCTTTACTCGAGGGGATCGTTTCTTGTCAGTCAAGCCATGAGACTTTCCGCCAGAGGAGCCATCGTCGGAGGAGAGTGCCATCGCCGGAGGAGATTGTTGTGCTTCCGGTAAAGGTGTATTCGG
The sequence above is a segment of the Aspergillus chevalieri M1 DNA, chromosome 6, nearly complete sequence genome. Coding sequences within it:
- a CDS encoding uncharacterized protein (COG:G,M;~EggNog:ENOG410PNHV;~InterPro:IPR036291,IPR008030;~PFAM:PF13460,PF05368) — encoded protein: MPKTILIIGATGKQGGGVINSLLTQDADVEILAVTRNTSSGSAQKLQQKDPSKIKLVGGNLDEPEGIFANVKKVTSQPVWGVFSVQSPNPGSSDQTAEENQGKALVDAALKNSVKLFVYTSVDRGGDEVSFDNPTPIPHFISKHNIEHYLVEQARGTNMSWTILRPVAFMDNFTPDFFGKVFTTAWKVAVKDKPLQLISVEDIGFFGAQAFINPEIYKGKCLSLAGDELTFGEMGRVFKAKTGNEVPLTFEFVARILLWLMPDFGEMFRWFYDRGYGADIKALRNLHPEMRNFGTWLEIESGFETK
- a CDS encoding uncharacterized protein (COG:P,Q;~EggNog:ENOG410PHSN), whose amino-acid sequence is MPPTAWTNTASTPSTPPSPNTPLPEAQQSPPAMALSSDDGSSGGKSHGLTDKKRSPRVKRSHHGGSSGTSTGPCNSTVEVTSMYASAKARCSETGLKATVPHWQSLRAENSLKLMDLAGVEANLTDLYIGNLPEIDLDVNSTETTETIQKPVLSSEAYYKRAWKSYVDGPR
- a CDS encoding ferric reductase family protein (COG:P,Q;~EggNog:ENOG410PHSN;~InterPro:IPR013112,IPR017927,IPR013121,IPR039261;~PFAM:PF08030,PF08022;~TransMembrane:1 (i16-36o);~go_function: GO:0016491 - oxidoreductase activity [Evidence IEA];~go_process: GO:0055114 - oxidation-reduction process [Evidence IEA]) — its product is MAIMLVQSITLLRRKWYETFLVIHIVFAILVVYALFRHTSFDGTKWNGYLWPMVAIWGFDRTVRLVRIAYCNLNVRTGKYFASTTSSTVKYCKDSDLAKIEMYPAQTTLVPRPGQFYYIYQPMSLKGWENHPFTLGAYNADCRMKNEGSQQRSKLIFYIRPYDGWTRRLRDQCCKTDGEVHPTLLLEGPYGHAAPVHTFDTVLMIVGGTGIASAVPYIIDHVSRASKPQTRTTRIRLIWSARQRGMYYQVFCDELAQILENPDISTTFFCTTDMSTSGRAFQGSVSEKIPKTGAVDTTKPLSTGIEFLPGRPHIRGTVMAEARAAQDSSTRLAVLACGPSPMADECRESVYEVMKGEYQDIEYYEEAFEW